In Paenibacillus sp. FSL R7-0345, a single window of DNA contains:
- a CDS encoding ribonuclease J: protein MPQNRLWIGALGGVTEIGKNMYFIQYGDNIIVVDCGSKFPDESLLGIDLIIPDISYLLAHPDKVKALVVTHGHEDHIGGIPYLLKQLNLPLYASSLTLGLIERKLKEHGLLRQTSLHRIDSESVLDFGQIGISFFRTNHSIPDCLGVVFDTPEGTVVHTGDFKFDMTPVNRQYPDIHKMADIGKKGVRFLLSESTNAERPGFTPSERLVGTHIEEAFQKADRRIFISTFASNVHRLQQIVDAASLTGRKLALLGRSMVNVVAVSQELGYLTIPEGMLVETAEAAKLPPHEVAVLCTGSQGEPMAALSRLANSSNRQMEISAGDTVLLAANPIPGNERNVARIIDNLYVLGAKVIYGSRSELHVSGHGSQEELKLMLTLMKPEYFIPIHGEYRMLHHHKLLAEAVGVDGNNIFLLKNGELVESAGGVVRQSGRVPAGQIYVDGLGIGDIGNVVLRDRRQLSADGILITVITLSQSDGRLLNEPDTISRGFIYVRNSDQLIGEINQLVIATLEKLNQADLGQWNVIKQTLKEALGKFLYDKTKRRPMILPIIIEV, encoded by the coding sequence ATGCCACAAAACCGGTTGTGGATTGGAGCACTGGGGGGCGTAACCGAGATCGGCAAGAATATGTATTTTATACAGTATGGTGACAATATCATCGTAGTAGACTGCGGCTCCAAATTTCCGGATGAAAGTCTGCTGGGCATTGATCTGATTATTCCAGATATATCGTACCTGCTTGCTCATCCGGATAAGGTAAAGGCACTTGTGGTCACTCACGGCCACGAGGATCATATCGGCGGAATCCCTTATCTGCTGAAGCAGCTGAATCTCCCGCTGTATGCCTCCAGCCTTACGCTGGGGCTGATTGAAAGGAAGCTTAAGGAGCACGGGCTGCTCCGCCAGACCAGCCTGCACCGCATAGATTCGGAGTCCGTGCTTGATTTTGGCCAAATCGGGATCAGCTTCTTCCGAACCAACCACAGTATTCCGGATTGTCTTGGCGTTGTGTTTGATACACCGGAAGGCACTGTTGTGCACACAGGCGATTTCAAGTTTGATATGACTCCAGTCAACAGACAGTACCCGGACATACATAAAATGGCCGATATCGGCAAAAAAGGCGTCCGTTTTCTGCTCTCCGAAAGCACGAATGCGGAACGTCCCGGGTTCACCCCGTCTGAAAGACTGGTTGGTACGCATATTGAAGAAGCTTTTCAAAAGGCCGACCGCAGAATCTTTATCTCCACCTTCGCCTCCAATGTCCACCGTCTGCAGCAGATCGTGGATGCCGCCAGCCTGACCGGACGCAAGCTTGCCCTGCTTGGCAGGAGCATGGTAAATGTGGTAGCCGTGTCACAGGAGCTGGGCTATTTGACGATTCCGGAGGGAATGCTGGTCGAAACGGCCGAAGCCGCCAAGCTGCCGCCGCATGAGGTTGCCGTACTGTGCACAGGCAGCCAGGGCGAACCGATGGCGGCACTTTCCCGGCTGGCGAATTCCAGCAATCGGCAGATGGAGATCAGCGCCGGAGACACTGTGCTGCTCGCTGCCAATCCCATTCCCGGCAATGAGCGTAATGTCGCCCGGATTATAGATAACCTGTACGTCCTGGGCGCCAAGGTTATCTACGGATCACGAAGCGAGCTTCATGTATCCGGGCACGGCAGCCAGGAGGAACTGAAGCTGATGCTGACCTTGATGAAGCCGGAATATTTCATTCCGATTCACGGTGAATACCGGATGCTGCATCATCACAAGCTGCTGGCTGAAGCTGTTGGCGTTGACGGGAACAACATCTTCCTGCTGAAAAATGGCGAGCTGGTGGAGTCGGCCGGCGGTGTTGTCAGACAGAGCGGACGCGTCCCTGCCGGACAGATATATGTTGACGGGCTTGGGATTGGTGACATCGGGAATGTGGTGCTGCGTGACCGCCGCCAGCTGTCGGCTGACGGTATTCTGATCACAGTAATCACCCTTAGCCAGTCAGACGGCCGCCTGCTGAACGAACCGGATACGATATCGCGCGGGTTCATCTATGTCCGCAATTCAGACCAGCTGATCGGGGAGATCAATCAGCTGGTCATAGCCACACTGGAGAAACTAAACCAGGCAGACCTCGGCCAGTGGAATGTCATCAAGCAGACCCTGAAAGAAGCGCTGGGGAAATTCCTGTATGACAAAACCAAGCGCCGTCCAATGATCCTGCCGATTATTATAGAAGTGTAG
- a CDS encoding MmcQ/YjbR family DNA-binding protein, which yields MKNKIMDYCLKKRGAVKEYPFGPEPEVFKVGGKMFAFIYEGAEEACRINLKCDPVIAGNLREQLEAVKPGYHMNKKHWNTVIVDGSLSLTEIYDMIDHSYNLVVGKLPRSQRDLLQEE from the coding sequence ATGAAAAACAAAATTATGGATTACTGCCTGAAAAAGCGGGGGGCGGTTAAGGAGTATCCCTTCGGTCCGGAACCGGAGGTTTTTAAGGTGGGCGGTAAAATGTTCGCGTTTATTTATGAGGGAGCAGAGGAGGCCTGCCGGATCAATCTGAAATGTGACCCGGTTATTGCCGGGAACCTGCGGGAGCAGCTGGAGGCTGTTAAACCCGGCTACCATATGAACAAAAAGCACTGGAACACCGTTATTGTCGACGGCTCCCTGTCCCTGACAGAGATTTACGATATGATCGACCATTCCTATAATCTGGTTGTCGGTAAACTGCCCAGAAGCCAGCGTGATTTGCTGCAGGAAGAGTAG